One region of Natronorubrum aibiense genomic DNA includes:
- a CDS encoding EMC6-like membrane protein, which yields MSTESISDRREHLRSISVTALSALLGVAAALASMAITGDLGPAEAAGDTRALMLVAGAILAQFLLYDFTGIYGEDEFGVKHYLFITFMTFSLWFVTWGILLTAEATV from the coding sequence ATGTCGACCGAATCGATCAGCGACCGACGCGAGCATCTTCGCTCGATCAGCGTGACGGCACTGTCAGCGCTGCTCGGCGTTGCCGCGGCACTCGCCTCGATGGCGATCACGGGCGATCTGGGCCCGGCGGAAGCCGCTGGAGATACACGAGCGCTCATGCTCGTCGCAGGGGCGATCCTCGCGCAGTTTCTCCTCTACGATTTCACCGGAATCTACGGTGAGGACGAGTTCGGGGTGAAACACTACCTGTTCATCACGTTCATGACGTTCTCGCTGTGGTTCGTGACGTGGGGAATATTGCTTACCGCGGAGGCAACGGTATAG
- a CDS encoding ribosome biogenesis/translation initiation ATPase RLI encodes MADDSIAVVDLDRCQPDRCSYECKNYCPPNRTGKECITLRGEETTEGQPEQIHISEEICLGETCGICVEKCPFDAIEIINLPKELQDDPAHRYGENAFSLYGLPAPQDGQVTGILGPNGIGKTTAVRILAGELEPNLGRHEESPGWDEVLEAYRGTELQDYIADVRDGEVTVARKPQYVDQIPNSFDGNTRELLERTNERDALEDLVERLEIGPVMDQSIDDLSGGELQRVALAATLARDTDFYFLDEITPYLDMSQRVTAARLIRDLAEEENKSMLVVEHDLAILDLLADTLHVAYGEPGAYGVITAPKSVRNGINEYLAGYLDNENMRIRPNPIEFEEHAPRTESRGDTLVEYPDLTKSYGDGEFTLEVEGGEIRENEVLGIVGPNGIGKSTFAKLLTGNLESDAGDTDLDLDISYKPQYVTIDQPMRVDAFLSSITDQFGSSYWNTEIAQPLQLERIMEQNLSDLSGGERQRVAIAACLSDSADLYLLDEPSAHLDVEQRVQATSAIRRYAEQQDATVMVIDHDIYTIDLLADRLMVFDGEPAVAGRAGQPQPMRDGMNEFLANLDVTFRRDERTSRPRINKPDSQLDRQQKSEGEYYYAP; translated from the coding sequence ATGGCAGACGACAGCATCGCCGTCGTCGACTTGGATCGGTGCCAGCCCGACCGCTGTAGCTACGAGTGTAAGAACTACTGCCCGCCGAACCGCACCGGCAAGGAGTGTATCACACTTCGCGGCGAGGAGACCACTGAGGGCCAGCCCGAGCAGATCCACATCTCCGAGGAGATCTGTCTCGGCGAGACCTGCGGGATCTGCGTCGAGAAGTGTCCGTTCGACGCGATCGAGATCATCAACCTCCCGAAGGAGTTGCAGGACGATCCAGCCCACCGCTACGGCGAAAACGCCTTCTCGCTGTACGGACTGCCCGCGCCACAGGACGGACAGGTCACCGGTATTCTCGGCCCGAACGGGATCGGGAAGACGACCGCCGTTCGAATTCTCGCGGGCGAACTCGAGCCCAACCTGGGCCGTCACGAGGAGTCGCCCGGTTGGGACGAAGTGCTCGAGGCCTACCGCGGGACGGAACTGCAAGACTACATCGCAGACGTCCGGGACGGTGAAGTGACCGTCGCCCGAAAACCCCAGTACGTCGACCAGATCCCGAACAGCTTCGACGGCAACACTCGCGAACTCCTCGAACGGACGAACGAGCGTGACGCCCTCGAGGACCTCGTCGAACGCCTCGAGATCGGCCCGGTGATGGACCAGTCGATCGACGACCTCTCCGGTGGTGAACTCCAGCGGGTCGCCCTCGCGGCGACGCTGGCTCGAGACACGGACTTCTACTTCTTAGACGAAATTACGCCGTATCTCGACATGAGCCAGCGGGTCACGGCGGCACGACTGATCCGCGACCTCGCCGAAGAGGAGAACAAGTCGATGCTCGTCGTCGAGCACGACCTGGCGATCCTCGATTTGCTCGCAGATACGCTCCACGTCGCCTACGGTGAGCCCGGTGCCTATGGTGTCATCACGGCACCGAAATCGGTCCGCAACGGGATCAACGAGTACCTCGCTGGCTATCTCGACAACGAGAACATGCGGATTCGGCCGAACCCGATCGAGTTCGAAGAACACGCGCCGCGAACCGAATCCCGAGGCGACACGCTCGTCGAGTACCCCGACCTCACCAAGAGCTACGGCGACGGCGAGTTCACCCTCGAGGTCGAAGGCGGCGAGATCCGCGAGAACGAAGTGCTCGGCATCGTCGGTCCGAACGGGATCGGGAAATCGACGTTCGCGAAGCTGTTGACGGGCAACCTCGAGTCGGATGCCGGCGACACCGACCTCGATCTGGACATCTCCTACAAGCCCCAGTACGTCACCATCGACCAGCCGATGCGGGTCGACGCCTTCCTCTCGTCGATCACCGACCAGTTCGGTTCGTCGTACTGGAACACCGAGATCGCCCAGCCGCTCCAACTCGAGCGCATCATGGAGCAGAACCTCTCGGATCTCTCCGGCGGGGAGCGCCAGCGGGTCGCCATCGCGGCCTGTCTCTCCGATTCGGCGGATCTCTACCTGCTCGACGAGCCCTCCGCGCATCTGGACGTCGAACAGCGCGTGCAGGCGACGAGTGCGATCCGACGGTACGCCGAACAGCAGGACGCGACCGTGATGGTCATCGACCACGACATCTACACGATCGACCTACTCGCGGATCGGCTGATGGTCTTCGACGGCGAACCCGCCGTTGCCGGTCGCGCCGGTCAGCCACAGCCGATGCGCGACGGGATGAACGAATTCCTCGCGAACCTCGACGTTACGTTCCGCCGCGACGAGCGAACCTCGCGCCCGCGGATCAACAAACCCGACTCGCAACTCGACCGCCAACAGAAAAGCGAAGGCGAGTACTACTACGCGCCCTGA
- a CDS encoding archaemetzincin family Zn-dependent metalloprotease: MLVDIVPVGNVSANVKRAASAALRSVYDCDVTINDAQSVPNGAYDADRNQYTAETFIQLAERVGRGDKNIAITPHDLFYRRRNYVFGLAYLDGSGSVISTYRLQTSSDGGFSNQSAVDIFEDRVRKEIVHEIGHTYGLEHCDNNRCVMNFSPTVREVDIKEENLCGSCQRLIS, from the coding sequence ATGCTCGTCGATATCGTGCCGGTCGGCAATGTCTCCGCGAACGTCAAGCGGGCGGCCTCGGCCGCGTTGCGATCGGTCTACGACTGCGACGTCACGATCAACGACGCCCAGTCAGTCCCCAACGGCGCATACGATGCCGACCGGAACCAGTACACCGCCGAAACGTTCATTCAACTCGCCGAACGTGTCGGTCGTGGTGACAAGAACATCGCGATCACGCCACATGACCTCTTTTACCGACGGCGAAACTACGTCTTCGGACTCGCTTACCTCGACGGCAGCGGCAGTGTCATCTCAACCTACCGCCTCCAGACCTCGAGCGACGGCGGCTTCTCAAACCAGAGCGCCGTCGACATCTTCGAGGATCGCGTCCGCAAGGAAATCGTCCACGAAATCGGCCACACCTACGGCCTCGAACACTGTGACAACAACCGCTGTGTGATGAACTTCTCGCCGACGGTTCGCGAAGTCGACATCAAAGAGGAGAACCTCTGTGGGAGCTGTCAGCGACTGATTAGCTGA
- a CDS encoding UPF0146 family protein: MVHSRRNVETLLGSLAAYDRVIEVGIGRRTDIAAALAARDVSVTATDVHDRDVPDGARFVRDDIVDPDLSVYTDADAIYALNLPPELHQPALEVARAADADFLFTTLGGDQPMVPVERRTIESGTVYVARATER, translated from the coding sequence GTGGTACACTCTCGCCGGAACGTGGAGACGTTGCTCGGTTCGCTCGCCGCGTATGACCGCGTCATAGAAGTTGGAATAGGTCGCCGAACCGACATCGCGGCGGCACTCGCCGCACGTGACGTCTCCGTTACCGCAACCGACGTTCACGACCGCGACGTGCCCGACGGCGCTCGATTCGTCCGCGACGATATCGTCGATCCTGACCTATCGGTCTACACCGACGCGGACGCGATCTACGCGCTGAATCTCCCGCCGGAACTTCACCAGCCGGCGCTCGAGGTTGCCCGCGCGGCCGACGCCGATTTCCTCTTTACGACACTGGGTGGGGACCAGCCGATGGTGCCGGTCGAGCGCCGAACCATCGAGTCGGGGACAGTGTACGTGGCTCGAGCGACCGAGCGGTGA
- a CDS encoding metalloprotease family protein — MSADAVLVAVAVVFALTVLAIAVIGIGTLCWVGLQLLTLPGVVVHEFAHKQACDLVGVPVIEVAYFRFGDPPGYVRHAHPDQYRKSFVISVAPFLVNTVVSFAAFFALAVLVTAVVGNHVSVDLLAGLETASSEMLVLAVVLGWLGLSVGIQAFPSTGDANTLWVRSRSEWRRSPIVLLGVPVVLVIYVANLLSWLWADVFYALALGVTAFYAVSVLPI, encoded by the coding sequence ATGTCCGCCGATGCCGTCCTCGTTGCTGTCGCGGTCGTGTTCGCACTCACAGTGCTCGCGATAGCAGTCATCGGAATCGGGACGCTGTGTTGGGTTGGACTGCAACTGCTGACGCTCCCAGGCGTCGTCGTCCACGAGTTCGCACACAAGCAGGCCTGCGATCTTGTCGGCGTCCCCGTCATCGAGGTCGCATACTTCAGATTCGGTGATCCGCCGGGGTACGTCCGTCACGCCCATCCCGATCAGTACCGCAAGTCGTTCGTTATCAGCGTGGCGCCGTTTCTCGTCAACACGGTCGTCTCGTTCGCCGCGTTTTTCGCTCTCGCTGTGCTCGTGACCGCGGTCGTCGGGAATCACGTCTCGGTCGACTTGCTTGCTGGCCTCGAGACGGCCTCGAGCGAGATGCTCGTCCTCGCAGTCGTGCTCGGTTGGCTAGGCCTTTCCGTCGGGATTCAGGCGTTTCCGAGCACCGGCGATGCGAACACGCTCTGGGTTCGCTCGCGGTCGGAGTGGCGACGATCGCCGATCGTCCTGCTCGGGGTTCCCGTCGTCCTCGTGATCTACGTCGCGAATCTGCTCTCGTGGCTCTGGGCTGACGTGTTCTACGCACTGGCACTCGGCGTCACCGCCTTCTATGCGGTCAGTGTGCTGCCGATTTGA
- a CDS encoding RNA-guided endonuclease InsQ/TnpB family protein yields the protein MFCSLSEINQSIGSSPPDFVRERSRLFQRDASSDVSLHRRSSHSSDSPELFGRKKAKCDDSRSNERLRLDRKRTERRTHFLHTLSKHIVSECVERGVGTIVIGDLGGIRDDDNGESCNWGKHGNLDLHGWAFDRLTSILEYKAEAEGIDVTVESERDTSKTCSACGTKDGNQRVERGLYVCEECDTVANADVNGAENIRRKVTPSPSEDRSNGWLAQPSVHLFDRNEGRFAPREQVVDCKP from the coding sequence GTGTTTTGCAGTCTCTCTGAGATCAATCAATCAATCGGGTCGTCACCACCGGATTTCGTGAGGGAACGGTCACGATTGTTCCAGCGTGACGCCTCGAGCGACGTGAGTTTGCACCGGAGGTCGTCGCATTCTAGCGATTCACCAGAGCTCTTCGGACGAAAGAAAGCGAAGTGCGACGACAGCCGGTCGAACGAGCGGCTTCGGTTGGACCGTAAGCGCACGGAACGCCGAACCCACTTCTTGCACACCCTCTCAAAACACATCGTTTCGGAGTGCGTCGAGAGGGGTGTCGGGACGATCGTCATCGGTGATCTCGGCGGTATCCGAGACGACGATAACGGCGAGTCCTGCAACTGGGGCAAACACGGAAATCTCGACCTTCACGGGTGGGCGTTTGACCGCTTGACGTCGATACTCGAGTACAAGGCGGAAGCCGAAGGGATCGACGTAACGGTGGAGTCCGAACGCGATACCTCAAAGACGTGTTCGGCCTGCGGAACGAAGGACGGCAACCAGCGTGTTGAACGCGGGTTGTACGTTTGTGAGGAGTGTGATACGGTGGCGAACGCGGACGTGAACGGTGCGGAGAACATCCGCCGAAAAGTAACTCCGAGTCCTTCTGAGGATAGGAGTAACGGCTGGTTGGCACAGCCTTCAGTCCATCTGTTCGATCGTAACGAGGGCCGTTTCGCCCCGCGAGAACAGGTCGTGGACTGTAAACCGTAA
- a CDS encoding DUF4350 domain-containing protein, whose protein sequence is MSGRGRLLLAAFVAVFVLTVGVVSLGTLALDERGTEQPTVETAHFEPENALPDETADGGEITMDSNESANTVVVHTGAAAAAGQVPPLFSAGTDAERAVSTGTAGGPERGVGPLATTLAANGHDVEFYTDELEDGPLQQTLGDADAFVTTAPTQLSASEREQVQSFVDAGGRVVIAADPGSAESVIDLGSSAGMYAEPGYLYNLVENDNNYLSLYVEPTDTDPLTDGVDEVVFRSATALGTAQGEPALTTSADTRHSITRETDSYTVGVHHEDLAVIGDSSFLAPENAYRADNNVLIGNIAEFLVTGEKPEEMDVDEPAGTSPRTQPPESEPIEPEPVPDAPLPDNDSNN, encoded by the coding sequence ATGAGCGGCCGCGGGCGGCTGTTGCTCGCCGCGTTCGTCGCAGTGTTCGTGCTGACGGTCGGCGTCGTCTCCCTCGGGACTCTGGCACTCGATGAGAGAGGAACCGAGCAGCCAACGGTCGAAACGGCCCACTTCGAACCCGAGAACGCACTGCCCGACGAGACGGCCGACGGCGGCGAGATTACGATGGACAGCAATGAATCTGCGAACACTGTCGTCGTTCACACGGGCGCCGCGGCCGCAGCCGGTCAAGTGCCACCGCTGTTTTCGGCCGGTACAGACGCCGAGCGAGCGGTGTCGACCGGCACCGCTGGCGGTCCAGAACGCGGCGTCGGACCACTCGCGACCACGCTCGCCGCGAACGGTCACGACGTCGAGTTCTACACCGACGAACTCGAGGACGGGCCGCTCCAGCAGACGCTCGGCGACGCCGATGCGTTCGTGACGACAGCGCCGACACAGCTGTCGGCCAGCGAGCGCGAGCAGGTCCAGTCGTTCGTCGACGCCGGCGGTCGCGTCGTGATCGCCGCCGATCCGGGCAGCGCCGAGAGCGTCATCGACCTCGGCTCATCGGCCGGTATGTACGCCGAACCGGGCTATCTCTACAACCTCGTCGAGAACGACAACAACTACCTCAGTCTCTACGTCGAGCCGACCGACACCGACCCGCTGACGGACGGCGTCGACGAAGTCGTTTTCCGAAGCGCGACGGCCCTCGGGACCGCACAGGGCGAGCCAGCGCTGACGACGAGTGCCGACACCCGACACTCGATCACCCGCGAAACCGACAGCTACACCGTCGGTGTCCACCACGAGGACCTCGCGGTAATCGGCGACTCGAGTTTCCTGGCCCCGGAGAACGCCTATCGGGCCGACAACAACGTCCTCATCGGCAACATCGCTGAGTTCCTCGTGACCGGCGAGAAGCCAGAAGAGATGGACGTCGACGAACCGGCAGGAACCAGCCCCAGGACGCAGCCACCGGAATCGGAGCCGATAGAACCCGAGCCGGTACCGGACGCACCACTGCCGGACAACGATAGTAACAACTGA
- a CDS encoding S49 family peptidase, which translates to MVLRQWKRLTRRQQVAAVALIAIAAGALAAPQVYAQANDSDAHVAVIEISGVIDSNEAQDLEDRLREARTNESIDAVVLDVDSPGGQPASSERMYMAVERTAAKMPVVAAVDQMGTSGGYYAMLPADEIYVASSSGVGSVGVIGPAPTPTGPSEERTAPDKGTTHPDDARADTELIKRTFVESVFEQRGDDLELTREEVSHARTYYGTEAVANGIADEIGTVDDAVHDAATAAGVESYDVVTYRSETADSGLSLGLEAETVRSSTTLNPYQPQLVAPEVWYDEVDDADPDGTDTQSAALTVEAGGETE; encoded by the coding sequence ATGGTACTTCGTCAGTGGAAGCGACTTACACGTCGACAACAGGTCGCCGCGGTTGCGCTGATCGCGATCGCGGCAGGTGCCCTCGCAGCACCGCAGGTCTACGCGCAGGCGAACGATTCAGATGCACACGTCGCGGTGATCGAGATCAGCGGCGTGATCGACTCGAACGAGGCACAGGACCTCGAGGATCGACTCAGAGAGGCTCGCACCAACGAGTCGATCGATGCGGTCGTTCTCGACGTCGACAGTCCCGGTGGTCAACCTGCCTCGAGCGAGCGAATGTACATGGCCGTTGAACGGACTGCGGCGAAGATGCCGGTGGTCGCTGCCGTCGATCAGATGGGGACTTCCGGTGGCTACTACGCGATGTTGCCCGCCGACGAGATCTACGTCGCGTCGTCATCGGGAGTCGGGAGCGTCGGCGTCATCGGTCCCGCACCGACCCCGACTGGCCCGAGCGAGGAGCGAACGGCGCCTGACAAGGGAACCACACACCCCGACGACGCTCGAGCGGACACCGAACTGATCAAACGAACGTTCGTCGAGAGCGTCTTCGAACAGCGTGGAGACGACCTCGAACTCACGCGCGAGGAGGTCTCGCACGCACGAACCTACTACGGCACCGAAGCAGTTGCCAACGGGATCGCAGACGAGATTGGAACGGTCGACGACGCGGTCCACGACGCCGCAACAGCCGCCGGTGTGGAGTCATACGATGTCGTCACCTATCGCTCCGAGACAGCCGACAGTGGACTTTCGCTCGGGCTCGAGGCCGAAACCGTTCGCTCGAGCACGACGCTCAACCCGTATCAGCCACAGCTCGTCGCCCCCGAAGTGTGGTACGACGAGGTCGACGACGCCGACCCCGACGGCACCGACACACAGTCAGCGGCACTGACCGTCGAAGCCGGAGGTGAGACGGAATGA
- a CDS encoding TIGR01548 family HAD-type hydrolase: protein MRADAVVLDIDGVLVDVADSYRRAIVESVDRVYDRTIRKADIQQFKDAGGFNNDWELTYAAALYILATGEGYDESIETFTDAIAENGGGLEAAEAAVRDTLGARATQRVTDRLDRDRLRDVFQQLYLGAELYRGLEGGEPDIESRGFIHDEPVLLDDETREALLEAYDVGVVTGRPEAEAEIALERVGLEDSIPADRRFTMDDWEEGKPHPKALMTLAERFDADTVVFVGDTLDDIRTATNADDADPDREYHGIGVLTGGLTGEEGRRKYETENASAVLESITELPALLEE from the coding sequence ATCCGTGCCGATGCCGTCGTTCTCGATATTGACGGTGTGCTCGTCGACGTCGCCGACTCCTACCGCCGTGCAATCGTCGAATCCGTCGATCGCGTCTACGATCGAACGATTCGCAAAGCAGATATCCAGCAGTTCAAAGACGCCGGCGGCTTCAACAACGACTGGGAGCTGACGTACGCGGCCGCACTGTACATTCTCGCGACGGGCGAGGGGTACGACGAGTCGATCGAGACCTTTACTGACGCCATCGCCGAGAACGGCGGCGGCCTCGAGGCAGCAGAAGCCGCCGTTCGGGACACACTCGGCGCGCGGGCAACGCAACGCGTGACCGATCGCTTGGATCGCGACCGGCTCCGCGACGTCTTCCAGCAGCTGTACCTCGGTGCCGAACTCTATCGTGGCCTCGAGGGCGGCGAGCCCGACATCGAGAGCCGGGGCTTCATCCACGACGAACCCGTATTGCTCGACGACGAGACGCGCGAGGCGTTGCTCGAGGCCTACGACGTCGGCGTCGTGACCGGCCGGCCGGAAGCCGAAGCCGAGATCGCCCTCGAGCGCGTCGGCCTCGAGGACTCGATTCCGGCCGACCGTCGGTTCACGATGGACGACTGGGAGGAAGGGAAGCCGCATCCGAAAGCGCTGATGACACTCGCCGAGCGGTTCGACGCCGACACCGTCGTCTTCGTCGGCGACACGTTAGACGACATTCGGACGGCCACCAACGCCGACGACGCCGATCCAGACCGCGAGTATCACGGCATTGGCGTGCTCACCGGCGGGCTCACGGGCGAGGAGGGACGACGGAAGTACGAGACCGAGAACGCCTCGGCAGTTCTCGAGTCGATCACCGAGTTGCCGGCATTGCTCGAGGAGTAA
- a CDS encoding response regulator, whose protein sequence is MVPPDEDTVTILLVEPNPGDSRLFTESFADASIASDIHTVADGDAALDFVHQRADHAESPRPDIVLLDFQLPTVSGEDVLSELKSEPELRSIPVIVLTSSDSEEDIARSYDLHANAYLQKPVDPDEFVDLVRSFEEFWLTFVRFPRDNE, encoded by the coding sequence ATGGTCCCCCCAGACGAAGATACAGTGACGATACTGCTGGTCGAGCCGAATCCCGGCGATTCGCGGTTGTTCACCGAATCGTTCGCGGACGCGAGCATCGCAAGCGACATTCACACCGTCGCCGACGGGGATGCGGCGCTCGATTTCGTCCACCAGCGAGCCGACCACGCCGAGAGCCCACGGCCCGATATCGTCCTGCTCGATTTCCAGCTCCCGACCGTCAGCGGCGAAGACGTTCTGTCGGAGCTCAAATCCGAACCCGAACTGCGCTCGATCCCCGTGATCGTCCTGACGAGTTCCGACTCCGAAGAGGATATCGCTCGCTCGTACGACCTCCACGCGAACGCTTACCTGCAGAAGCCGGTCGATCCCGACGAGTTCGTCGATCTCGTTCGCTCGTTCGAGGAGTTCTGGCTGACGTTCGTTCGGTTTCCCCGCGACAACGAGTAA
- a CDS encoding FAD-dependent oxidoreductase, whose amino-acid sequence MGNRLSDSDLPGEPTSVWLASTLEAEHPDTERARSETAADGERLSADRTVDVCVVGAGIAGLSTAVELRDRGQSVAVLERDRVATGVTGKSTAKLTSQHGRIYDHLRREFGRRQATQYAQVQEDAIDTVEQRIDELGIECGFERQPSYLYSTEPDEIRRETDAAQAAGLEATYVTSVPPFERAQAAVRFNEQAWFHPRKYLLGIADELRNDDDAVVYEHTRVTDVNPGQPCRVHTREATVTAERVVLATGFPILDRAGYFARMHPKRSYVLGIRLDGDPPEGMYYRSGDNYRSVRTHRDSDGTLLLVGGENHKTGQGGSTADRYRRLERWARDRFPVASIDYRWSTQDYKPVDKVPFVGRVGAGAENVFVATGFRGWGMTNGVAAGRLLAALIVGERPPERDLFSPLRFTPKSSLSSTLTENADAASQFATDWARTLLTPDLEDLAPGEGRVVRRGGKPIACARDDDGTLHTSSAVCPHMYCLVQWNDAEHSWDCPCHGSRFGLDGEVLEGPATDDLPTRRPASDRGRE is encoded by the coding sequence ATGGGCAACCGTCTCTCCGACAGCGACCTTCCCGGCGAACCGACCTCGGTCTGGCTGGCGAGCACGCTCGAGGCCGAGCACCCTGACACAGAGCGCGCCCGATCGGAGACGGCCGCAGACGGCGAGCGACTCTCCGCGGATCGAACGGTCGATGTCTGTGTCGTCGGGGCCGGAATCGCTGGGCTCTCGACGGCGGTCGAACTACGCGACCGGGGCCAGTCGGTCGCCGTCCTCGAGCGCGACCGCGTGGCGACGGGTGTCACCGGCAAGTCGACGGCGAAACTGACGAGCCAGCACGGGCGGATCTACGACCACCTGCGCCGGGAGTTCGGTCGCCGGCAGGCGACCCAGTACGCGCAGGTACAAGAGGACGCGATCGACACTGTCGAGCAGCGAATCGACGAGTTAGGGATCGAGTGTGGGTTCGAACGCCAGCCGTCGTATCTTTACAGCACCGAACCGGACGAGATCCGGCGCGAAACAGACGCTGCACAGGCTGCAGGACTCGAAGCGACCTACGTGACCTCGGTGCCGCCGTTCGAGCGTGCACAAGCAGCCGTCCGATTCAACGAGCAGGCATGGTTTCACCCACGGAAGTACCTCCTCGGGATTGCCGACGAACTCCGGAACGACGACGATGCGGTCGTCTACGAACACACTCGCGTGACGGACGTCAACCCGGGTCAGCCGTGTCGCGTCCACACGCGCGAGGCGACGGTGACGGCCGAGCGCGTCGTCCTCGCGACCGGATTCCCGATCCTTGACCGGGCGGGCTACTTCGCCCGCATGCATCCCAAACGCTCCTACGTACTCGGGATACGCCTCGACGGCGATCCACCCGAGGGGATGTACTACCGATCGGGCGACAACTACCGCTCGGTCCGAACCCATCGCGATTCCGACGGCACGCTGTTACTCGTCGGCGGTGAGAATCACAAGACGGGACAGGGCGGGTCGACCGCCGACCGCTATCGGCGACTCGAGCGCTGGGCGCGCGATCGGTTTCCGGTCGCGTCGATCGACTACCGGTGGTCGACACAGGACTACAAACCGGTCGACAAGGTCCCCTTCGTCGGCCGCGTCGGTGCCGGTGCGGAGAACGTCTTCGTCGCGACCGGCTTTCGCGGCTGGGGGATGACCAACGGCGTCGCCGCTGGTCGCTTGCTGGCTGCCCTCATCGTCGGTGAACGCCCGCCGGAACGCGATCTGTTCTCCCCGCTTCGCTTCACGCCGAAGTCTTCGCTCAGTAGCACGCTCACCGAGAACGCGGACGCTGCGAGCCAGTTCGCAACCGACTGGGCCCGCACTCTCCTGACACCCGACCTCGAGGACTTAGCGCCCGGTGAGGGGCGAGTCGTCCGCCGCGGCGGGAAACCGATCGCCTGCGCCCGCGACGACGACGGGACGCTGCATACGTCCTCCGCGGTCTGTCCCCACATGTACTGTCTCGTCCAGTGGAACGACGCCGAGCACAGTTGGGACTGTCCCTGCCACGGCTCGCGCTTCGGACTCGACGGGGAGGTGCTCGAGGGGCCGGCGACCGACGACTTGCCAACCCGTCGGCCTGCGTCCGATCGGGGTAGAGAGTGA
- a CDS encoding glycerophosphodiester phosphodiesterase yields MASPAVIAHRGYAGVAPENTVEAAIRAAEDDETTMLEIDVQPAACGTPVVIHDDRLEGSRDGRPLTDASGLVWETGLEDLRAAHVLGTDETVPTLTEFLAAIPESVGVNVELKNPGTTELRFADALSADERAERRKVWTPFVERVVDACECFDGELLFSSFYEGALATIRELAPDYAAATLVWDDLEAGPEIARRYDCEAIHPPRNTVAGTGLAETSYAGFTGGEPEIDILEVAHAEGRTVNVWTVTNWHQFDQLAAAGVDGIIADYPGLAVDSSEH; encoded by the coding sequence ATGGCCAGTCCTGCCGTGATCGCCCACCGTGGCTACGCCGGCGTTGCCCCTGAAAACACCGTTGAAGCGGCCATCCGCGCCGCCGAGGACGACGAGACGACGATGCTCGAGATCGACGTCCAGCCGGCGGCCTGTGGCACGCCGGTCGTAATCCACGACGACCGACTGGAGGGCAGCCGCGATGGCCGCCCGCTCACCGACGCGTCGGGGCTCGTCTGGGAGACTGGTCTCGAGGACCTCCGGGCGGCACACGTCCTCGGGACCGACGAGACGGTACCGACGCTCACCGAGTTCCTCGCGGCGATTCCCGAGTCCGTCGGCGTCAACGTCGAGTTGAAGAACCCGGGCACAACCGAGCTACGATTCGCCGACGCGCTCAGTGCCGACGAGCGAGCCGAGCGCCGCAAGGTCTGGACGCCGTTCGTCGAGCGCGTCGTTGACGCCTGCGAGTGCTTCGACGGCGAACTCCTCTTCTCGTCGTTCTACGAGGGTGCGCTCGCAACCATCCGAGAGCTTGCACCCGACTACGCCGCCGCAACGCTCGTCTGGGATGACCTCGAGGCAGGGCCCGAGATTGCCCGTCGCTACGACTGCGAGGCGATTCACCCGCCGAGAAACACGGTCGCCGGAACGGGATTAGCGGAGACGTCGTATGCTGGGTTTACGGGCGGTGAACCCGAGATCGACATCCTTGAGGTGGCCCACGCCGAGGGCCGAACGGTCAACGTCTGGACAGTGACGAACTGGCACCAGTTCGACCAGTTGGCAGCCGCGGGTGTCGACGGGATCATCGCCGACTATCCGGGGCTGGCTGTGGACTCGAGTGAGCACTGA